In Ignavibacteria bacterium, one DNA window encodes the following:
- a CDS encoding amidophosphoribosyltransferase produces the protein MHYSDLDLDKPKSNCGIFGVFGTQLSATLTYYGLLALQHRGQEACGITSCESLSDSRKVFHSINGRGLVSEVFHDEKIFKSNLVGNSSIGHNRYSTTGSDYLENIQPFNVKYKLGNLAVSHNGNLTNAKSLRKELEDSGSIFRSSSDTEVILHLISRSQKETQIAQIKDALDKIKGAFSLVILTDNALIAARDGYGIRPLVLGELDNSYVVASETCAFDLIGAKSIRDVQPGEILVINHDSVKSRQVESFWLDEISDLPKKCIFEFIYFSRPDSAIFGENVDKVRRKLGKNLALESPVVAKDEKVSVISVPDSSNTIAIGYQSQLRKQGIDSKLEIGLIRSHYVGRTFIQPGQDKRELATRIKFNTVKGVLQNQEVVVVDDSIVRGTTSKMLVKLLREAGPEKIHLRISSPPILYPCHYGMDFPSREELVANQFNGDITLIKEEIEVNTLQYLSFQGMLNSVPEQSPEYYCTACFNGDYPIPVDENFKKNEHEV, from the coding sequence ATGCATTATAGTGATTTAGATCTTGATAAACCAAAAAGTAACTGCGGAATTTTTGGTGTTTTTGGCACCCAACTTTCTGCAACACTGACTTACTACGGATTGCTAGCACTTCAGCACCGAGGTCAAGAAGCTTGTGGTATCACATCGTGCGAAAGTCTTTCTGATTCACGTAAAGTATTTCACTCGATTAATGGGAGAGGATTAGTCTCAGAAGTTTTTCATGATGAAAAAATTTTCAAATCGAATTTAGTTGGAAACTCGTCGATTGGACATAATCGTTATTCTACCACAGGTTCTGATTACCTTGAAAATATTCAGCCATTCAATGTTAAATACAAACTCGGGAATTTAGCAGTTTCACATAATGGTAACCTCACAAATGCCAAATCATTGAGAAAAGAATTAGAAGACAGCGGCTCAATCTTTAGATCATCAAGTGATACTGAAGTAATTCTTCATCTTATCTCGAGAAGCCAGAAAGAAACGCAGATTGCTCAGATTAAAGATGCTCTTGATAAAATTAAAGGTGCTTTCTCTTTGGTCATTCTGACTGATAATGCTTTGATTGCTGCAAGAGATGGATACGGCATTCGGCCATTAGTTTTAGGTGAGCTTGACAACTCCTATGTAGTAGCTTCAGAAACTTGTGCATTCGATTTGATTGGAGCCAAATCCATCCGAGATGTGCAACCTGGCGAAATTCTAGTTATAAATCATGACTCAGTTAAATCAAGACAAGTGGAAAGCTTTTGGCTTGATGAAATTTCTGATCTTCCGAAGAAATGTATTTTTGAATTTATTTATTTCTCGCGACCAGATAGTGCAATCTTTGGTGAAAATGTTGATAAAGTCCGAAGAAAACTTGGGAAGAATTTAGCCCTTGAAAGTCCTGTAGTGGCAAAAGATGAAAAAGTATCCGTAATAAGTGTGCCAGATTCATCAAATACGATTGCAATAGGTTATCAATCTCAGTTACGGAAACAGGGAATTGATTCAAAACTAGAGATAGGATTGATTAGAAGTCATTATGTAGGGAGGACATTCATTCAGCCTGGTCAAGATAAGCGAGAGTTGGCAACAAGAATTAAATTCAATACAGTTAAAGGTGTACTGCAAAATCAAGAAGTTGTTGTAGTAGACGATTCAATTGTGAGAGGAACGACCTCAAAGATGTTAGTTAAATTGCTTCGAGAAGCAGGACCTGAAAAAATTCATTTAAGGATTTCTTCACCTCCGATCTTGTATCCATGTCATTACGGAATGGACTTTCCTAGTCGGGAGGAACTCGTTGCAAATCAATTTAATGGTGACATTACTTTAATTAAAGAAGAAATCGAAGTCAACACACTTCAATATTTATCATTTCAAGGAATGTTGAACTCGGTGCCGGAGCAATCACCTGAATATTATTGCACAGCTTGTTTCAATGGTGATTACCCAATTCCAGTTGACGAGAATTTCAAAAAAAACGAACATGAAGTTTAG
- a CDS encoding MerR family transcriptional regulator, with amino-acid sequence MKDLSIKKLYYSISEVSKITGLEQYVLRYWENEFEQLKPQKNRAGNRIYTNRDIQLILFVKKLLRDEKYTIDGAKQILTTYNPEEGERLLEDQVEAGISGEETVNKITDSNIINDLRDVKELLQDIYIKL; translated from the coding sequence ATGAAAGACTTATCAATCAAGAAGTTATATTATTCAATTAGCGAAGTAAGTAAAATAACCGGTTTAGAACAGTATGTATTAAGGTACTGGGAAAACGAATTCGAACAACTTAAACCTCAGAAGAATCGCGCCGGTAACCGCATTTATACAAACAGAGATATTCAACTTATACTTTTTGTTAAAAAGCTTCTCCGAGATGAAAAATATACAATTGATGGTGCAAAACAAATATTGACAACCTACAATCCAGAAGAGGGTGAGAGATTGCTCGAAGATCAGGTCGAAGCAGGCATTTCAGGTGAAGAGACAGTCAATAAAATTACTGATTCAAATATCATTAATGATTTAAGAGACGTAAAGGAATTACTTCAAGATATCTATATAAAATTATAG